One Ignavibacterium sp. DNA segment encodes these proteins:
- a CDS encoding acyloxyacyl hydrolase → MNINVKNIIIMFVLFSIFSAAQLFSQNSDFQNTADDKTEQTERTSVRVIGAGFLTGYMISHAKEVVNLRGLHPQVYELDYSWHLNNDEVWNDCHCYPRIGVFLAYHNLINKEVLGEGYSGGLSFTYFFGIPDFFNPHLKGKAGLSYLTKPFNKETHPDNMAYATHLNFLISVGAGISLRPLDNLEIQFDGSMNHQSNAAILEPNGGINYWAISLSTNYFLDKPDFYERNIPDPYLTHEKKTRWDLSFSWGISSMPYPMPGQVPMYGITVLRSWQFGRVAAFTLAGELERNGRAVEINRRKNPGTNVDPFRASVLTGVEFLMGRTIFSIQIGGYVHRPFKEKDDFYQRWGLVYNIWNSFYAGINFKSYRNSADHVSVRFTYSF, encoded by the coding sequence ATGAATATCAATGTTAAGAACATAATTATTATGTTTGTCCTGTTTTCAATCTTTAGCGCTGCACAACTGTTTTCACAAAACAGTGATTTTCAAAATACTGCAGATGATAAAACAGAGCAGACAGAAAGAACTTCAGTCAGGGTTATTGGTGCAGGTTTTTTGACTGGCTATATGATTTCGCATGCAAAAGAGGTCGTTAATTTACGAGGTTTGCATCCGCAGGTGTATGAGCTTGATTATAGCTGGCATTTAAATAATGATGAAGTGTGGAATGATTGTCATTGTTATCCGCGGATAGGTGTATTTCTTGCTTATCATAATTTAATCAACAAAGAAGTTCTTGGCGAAGGCTATTCAGGTGGTTTGTCTTTTACATATTTCTTTGGAATACCTGATTTTTTTAATCCGCATTTAAAAGGAAAAGCAGGGTTGTCTTATTTAACAAAACCTTTTAACAAAGAAACTCATCCGGATAATATGGCTTATGCTACTCATTTAAATTTTTTAATATCTGTTGGGGCAGGAATTTCGTTAAGACCTTTAGACAATCTGGAAATACAGTTCGATGGAAGTATGAATCATCAATCAAATGCAGCTATACTTGAACCAAACGGAGGTATAAACTATTGGGCAATCTCTTTATCTACAAATTACTTTTTAGATAAACCGGATTTTTATGAACGAAACATTCCCGATCCTTATTTAACACATGAGAAAAAAACACGCTGGGATTTATCTTTTTCCTGGGGAATATCTTCAATGCCATATCCGATGCCTGGGCAAGTACCAATGTATGGAATTACAGTTTTAAGAAGCTGGCAGTTTGGAAGAGTTGCTGCATTTACACTTGCAGGAGAACTTGAAAGAAACGGAAGAGCTGTTGAAATAAACAGACGCAAAAATCCAGGAACCAATGTTGATCCGTTCAGAGCTTCAGTTTTGACAGGGGTAGAGTTTTTAATGGGCAGAACAATATTCAGCATTCAGATTGGAGGATACGTCCACAGACCATTTAAAGAAAAGGATGATTTTTATCAGAGGTGGGGATTAGTTTATAATATCTGGAATAGTTTTTATGCGGGTATTAATTTTAAATCTTATCGTAATTCTGCCGATCATGTAAGTGTTAGGTTTACTTATTCTTTCTGA